The Bacteroidales bacterium genome segment AAATCCGATTATTGGCCACATTAATGAATAAATATCTTTACTTGATTTAAGAAATATTGCTTCCTTTGTTGTTTCCTTGCAGCAACGAATTCCTAATTCTAAGGCTGCAATTACTGTTATTGCCTTTGTGTTGCCTATACCTTTCATTTTCTTTAATCCGCAAATCTCATTCTGAGTTATCTGTTTCAAACTATTATTATTTTCTCTCAAAATTTTATATGCTAAGCTTAAGGCATTATCATCTTTTGAACCTGTTCGCAGTAATATTGCTAACAGTTCGGTATTTGTCATATTCTTGACACCTTTTTCCAACATCTTCTCACGAGGCTTATCTTCCTCTGCAAAAGATTTCATATTGAAACTTTTGTTTTCATTATATATTTTGTTCATAAATTTTTACATCTGTAATGTTTTATATGAAATTGTTTTCATTCATATTGCAAAATATGCACGAATGTACCCCATAATTAATATCCATTAACCTTGTTAATAATAGTTAATTTTTTACGACTAAAAGTTATTCTTATGATATATAATAAATTAAAGATATAATTATGAAAGGCGAAAAGAAATTGGAGTTTAAGAATTTAAAAATAGAGGAAATATTAAATTATAATAATATTGAACTTTACAGTTATTTATATATTCATGAATATCCGAAAGTTAGATCTTATATTTTGTCAAATAACGGGAAATTAGACGATGTGGATGATGTGTTTCAAGAGATAATGTTGATTCTTTTTAATAAATATGAAATAAATGATTTCACTTCAATTCAAGCATCGGCGTTGATAATTAAGATAGCGAAAAATATTTGGTTACAGACTTTTAGGAAGAGAAAACCGGCAACTTGTAACGAAGTATCGGATAATATTGTTGATAACTCCGCTTATGATGCAATAATTAATCTTGACGGAAAAATACTTGACGCGGAAGAAACAGTTGAGAATCTAATTATTAAACACATCAAAATGTTGAATGATGACAACAGGAGAATCTTTCTACTTTATATTAACCGTTACAGAGCTAAGAGAATAGCAGAGATTATGGGCTATAACGGAGGCGAAAATTATGTGAGGAAAAAGATCAGGCTATGTAAACTTTCTCTTTTACACAGAATTAAGAATGATCCGGAGTTTAAAACACTGTAAATCTTATTTGGAATTCATGTTCTTTAGCCGTTTTTATTTATGTTTTGTAGAGAAAATAATTTTACTTGTCAATTTTTATTTTAGGCAAGTTCGTGCTGGAATCATAATCAACGGTAATTTTCGATTTATTCTTACCCATATTTTCTAGAATGACTGTTTCAGAAATAGGATCTTCAATATACTTTTGAATTGCTCTATGGAGAGGTCTTGCGCCGTATTGAATATCCCATTCGTTATTTATGATATGCTCAATTAATTCATCTGTAACACGCAAACTAATATTAAGATCTTTCATTCTATTCGCTATTTCCTTTATTTCTAGAGCGATGATATCCTTAATATTATCCTTATTCAAAGAATTGAAAATTATAACTTCGTCAATTCTATTTAAAAATTCCGGAGAGAAATTCTTTTTAAGAGCTTTATCAATAATACTTCTTGATTTTTCAATAAGATTATCATCGGAATTTGCATTGAACCCAACGCCTCCGCCGAATTCCTTAACTTGGCGGGTGCCAATGTTGGAAGTCATGATTATTATTGTATTTCTGAAATCAATTTTTCTTCCGAGCCCGTCAGTCATAAAGCCGTAATCCAACATTTGCAATAAAATATTATAAATATCAGGATGTGCTTTTTCAATTTCATCAAGTAAAACAACTGAGTATGGTTTACGTCTGACCTTTTCAGTAAGTTGTCCTCCTTCTTCATAACCCACATATCCCGGAGGTGCTCCGATTAATCTTGAAACATTATGTTTTTCAGAATATTCGCTCATATCAATACGAATCAATGAATCTTCGGAATCAAACATAGTTTCTGCAAGAGTTTTCGCCAAATGTGTTTTTCCGACTCCAGTCTGACCAAGGAAAATGAAACTCCCAATAGGTTTGTTCGGGTTTTTAAGTCCGGCACGGTTTCTTCTGATTGCTTTCGATATTTTAATCACAGCTTCATCCTGACCGATTACTTTGTTTGTAAGTTCTTTTTCAAGATTAATAAGTTTATCTGTTTCGTTGCTGGATATTCTGTTTACAGGAATACCTGTCATCATGGATACAACTTCCGCAACATCTTCTTCGACAACCTTTACAGGATTATTCTCTGTTTCATTTTTATGCTTGGTCCATAAATAATTAATCTTTTGTTGCAGTTTTTTTATTTCCTGATTTATTTTATCGGCATCTTCATATCTCTCTTCAAATATAGCATTTGCTTTATCTTCTTGAAGCTTGGTTACTTTTTTCTCGCTTGATTGAATCGATTTCGGTAGTACAAAATGCTTAATATGAACTCTTGCTCCTGCTTCATCCATCGCATCAATAGCTTTATCAGGAAGAAATCTATCAGTAATATATCTATTAGTTAATGTTACACAGGCTTTAATCGCATCAGAAGCATATTTAACATTATGATGTTTTTCGTATTTGTCTTTAATCTTATTTAAGATTTGAATAGTTTCTTCAACGGAAGTAGGTTCAATAACAACTTTCTGAAAACGACGCTCTAAAGCAAGATCTTTTTCAAGATATTGACGATATTCATCAAAAGTACTTGTTCCGATACATTGGATTTCCCCTTTTGCCAATGCAGGTTTAAAAATGCTGGAAGCATCCATTGCACCTGCAGCATTACCCGCACCTATAAGAGAATGAATCTCATCGATAAAAAGAATAATATTACGGTTTTGTTTTAATTCATCAATAATCACCTTAATCCGTTTTTCAAAATCACCACGGTATTTAGTGCCGGCAACAACAGAAGCCAAATCTATTGAAAAAATTCTCTTTTCGAATAAATTTTGTGGTACTTGTTTTTTTACTATGCGCATTGCCAGTCCTTCAACCATTGCAGATTTACCAACTCCGGACTCTCCAATAATAATAGGATTATTTTTCTTTCTTCTGCTTAATATTTGTGCCATCCTTTCCAGTTCTTTGTCGCGACCTACGAGTGCGTCAAGATTTCCGGCTTCCGCCTCGGCAGTAACATCTGTGCCAAAGGTAGTTAAAATCGATTTTCCCGATTCGATACTCGAAAGAAAATTATCATCATCAAATCCTGGATTTTCAAACATATTATCATTTTCTTCGTCATCATCTGAGAAAAATGAATTATTGATAATATCGTCTTCCTTATTTTTATCATCCTCAATATTATAATCGGATTCAAACTCTAAATATTTTATTGCCAGAGATTTTATATGTTTGTAATCGACATTGTATTTAGCAAGAAGAGATTTGATAAAGCTGTCTTCAATTTTAAAAATAGCGCTCAATAAATGAAAAGGTTGTATTTTGTTTGAGTTGTAAGTACGAAGTTCTATTGCCGCTAAACTTAGTGCACGTTGGGCAGTAACATCAAGAGGAAAATTATTTGAGGAAGTTTTTATAACAGTGGTTAAACCTTGAGAAGAATCTAAATGTTGTTCTATAGCTTCTTTTATTTCCTTAAGATTATGTTGAATGTCTTGTAATATATATGTGATCATATTATCCGGTTTTCTAATAATCCCAAGAAATAAATGTTCAATGGTAATTACTGGAGAACCAAGTCTTTCTGCTTCCTCCCTGCTAAAAGTTAGCACTAAGGATAATTCGTCGGATGGTTTAAAAATCATACAAATGAAAAATTTCTGCAAAAATATAATCAATATCCATATAAAAAAGAAAAAAAGTAATAAAATTATTAACATAATAATATTTAACAATTACTTGTGGTAATATTGTTGATAACTCAAGAAAAAAATACCATTTTTTCGAAAAAAATCACTATCTTTGTAGTTTAGAAAAGTATAATATAACTTATTGAAATAAAGACTATTAAA includes the following:
- a CDS encoding ATP-dependent Clp protease ATP-binding subunit — its product is MIFKPSDELSLVLTFSREEAERLGSPVITIEHLFLGIIRKPDNMITYILQDIQHNLKEIKEAIEQHLDSSQGLTTVIKTSSNNFPLDVTAQRALSLAAIELRTYNSNKIQPFHLLSAIFKIEDSFIKSLLAKYNVDYKHIKSLAIKYLEFESDYNIEDDKNKEDDIINNSFFSDDDEENDNMFENPGFDDDNFLSSIESGKSILTTFGTDVTAEAEAGNLDALVGRDKELERMAQILSRRKKNNPIIIGESGVGKSAMVEGLAMRIVKKQVPQNLFEKRIFSIDLASVVAGTKYRGDFEKRIKVIIDELKQNRNIILFIDEIHSLIGAGNAAGAMDASSIFKPALAKGEIQCIGTSTFDEYRQYLEKDLALERRFQKVVIEPTSVEETIQILNKIKDKYEKHHNVKYASDAIKACVTLTNRYITDRFLPDKAIDAMDEAGARVHIKHFVLPKSIQSSEKKVTKLQEDKANAIFEERYEDADKINQEIKKLQQKINYLWTKHKNETENNPVKVVEEDVAEVVSMMTGIPVNRISSNETDKLINLEKELTNKVIGQDEAVIKISKAIRRNRAGLKNPNKPIGSFIFLGQTGVGKTHLAKTLAETMFDSEDSLIRIDMSEYSEKHNVSRLIGAPPGYVGYEEGGQLTEKVRRKPYSVVLLDEIEKAHPDIYNILLQMLDYGFMTDGLGRKIDFRNTIIIMTSNIGTRQVKEFGGGVGFNANSDDNLIEKSRSIIDKALKKNFSPEFLNRIDEVIIFNSLNKDNIKDIIALEIKEIANRMKDLNISLRVTDELIEHIINNEWDIQYGARPLHRAIQKYIEDPISETVILENMGKNKSKITVDYDSSTNLPKIKIDK
- the radC gene encoding DNA repair protein RadC, producing MNKIYNENKSFNMKSFAEEDKPREKMLEKGVKNMTNTELLAILLRTGSKDDNALSLAYKILRENNNSLKQITQNEICGLKKMKGIGNTKAITVIAALELGIRCCKETTKEAIFLKSSKDIYSLMWPIIGFSKYEEFWVIYLARNLKVISKQVVGEGGVNSTIVDPRRIFKIAVDVLASAIILCHNHPSGSIMPSDQDRKITQKMVEIGKLFDINIVDHLIITVDSYYSFTENGEL